From a single Microbacterium terrisoli genomic region:
- a CDS encoding helix-turn-helix transcriptional regulator, whose amino-acid sequence MAAGIRASRREDVLRLVEESEEPLTIAALADRLGMHPNTVRFHLERLVAAGKIEMTKDARGQRGRPAQLFGSAASHADGRRYRMLAEILVDALGDRPDPVAAATEAGRRWGRREAEQAEIDDPVTGLVGILDRIGFGPRRSEQERVEVCHCPFLELAQQRPDIVCSVHLGIMQGALKAWDTDVTVSRLVRHERPETCVAHLAAGAVGEHSQGKHAQGQLTAAAPPEDQESSPTP is encoded by the coding sequence ATGGCAGCGGGCATCCGAGCCAGCCGGCGCGAAGACGTGCTGCGTCTCGTCGAAGAATCAGAGGAACCGTTGACGATTGCGGCGCTCGCTGATCGTCTCGGTATGCATCCGAACACCGTGCGGTTCCACCTCGAACGACTCGTGGCCGCCGGCAAGATCGAGATGACGAAGGATGCGCGCGGTCAGCGTGGGCGCCCCGCACAGCTGTTCGGCTCGGCGGCGAGCCACGCCGACGGGCGTCGCTACCGCATGCTCGCCGAGATCCTCGTCGACGCACTGGGGGACCGCCCCGACCCGGTCGCCGCCGCCACCGAGGCGGGCCGCCGCTGGGGCCGGCGTGAGGCCGAGCAGGCCGAGATCGATGATCCCGTGACCGGACTCGTGGGCATCTTGGATCGCATCGGCTTCGGGCCGCGCAGAAGCGAACAAGAGCGCGTCGAGGTCTGCCACTGCCCGTTCCTCGAGCTGGCACAGCAGCGCCCCGACATCGTCTGCTCGGTGCACCTGGGCATCATGCAGGGAGCGCTGAAGGCCTGGGACACCGATGTCACGGTGAGCCGGCTGGTTCGCCATGAACGGCCCGAGACCTGTGTGGCGCACCTGGCCGCCGGCGCTGTGGGCGAGCACTCGCAGGGCAAGCACGCGCAGGGCCAGCTGACCGCTGCCGCACCGCCGGAAGATCAGGAGTCGTCGCCGACGCCATGA
- a CDS encoding DUF488 domain-containing protein, giving the protein MAGLTIWTIGHSTRTVEEFAELLVENGVRGVVDVRTVPRSRHTPQFNENVFGAALSEYGLAYVHLASLGGLRHTTKQSINTGWRNASFRGYADYMQTPEFAAGIDELRAIARERPTTVMCAEAVPWRCHRSLIGDALIVRGDRVLDIIGSGTPREETLTTFAQADGLTITYPAIDG; this is encoded by the coding sequence ATGGCAGGCCTCACGATCTGGACGATCGGCCACTCCACGCGCACCGTCGAGGAGTTCGCCGAACTGCTCGTCGAGAACGGCGTGCGCGGCGTCGTCGACGTGCGCACGGTGCCCCGCTCACGGCACACTCCGCAGTTCAACGAAAACGTGTTCGGCGCCGCGTTGAGCGAGTACGGCCTCGCCTACGTTCATCTGGCGTCGCTGGGCGGATTGCGCCACACGACGAAGCAGTCGATCAACACGGGCTGGCGCAACGCGAGCTTCCGCGGCTACGCCGACTACATGCAGACCCCGGAATTCGCCGCCGGCATCGACGAGCTGCGAGCCATCGCACGTGAGCGGCCCACGACGGTGATGTGCGCCGAAGCGGTGCCGTGGCGCTGCCACCGGTCTTTGATCGGCGATGCGCTCATCGTGCGCGGCGACCGGGTGCTCGACATCATCGGCAGCGGCACGCCGCGCGAAGAGACCCTCACGACGTTCGCACAGGCCGACGGCCTGACGATCACGTACCCGGCCATCGACGGCTGA
- a CDS encoding MFS transporter encodes MTGDQRWEDYIPDPRRWQVLWVLVVVLFMSLMSVSSINVALPTIELGLHATQSELQWVLSGYALTFGIGLVAAGRAGDIYGRAPLFIAGVAVFTLSSVWAGLAPDPLQLNLARAVMGVGSGLAGPQAVGMIQQYFRGAERGRAFGIFGSVVGVSVSIGPLLGGVLIEAGGTQTGWRWTFFVNLPIGILAIVLAALWIPRPLLNSHREPEPGQIPPSRDLDPIGSVLLGLAVLAVMVPFLESGASPFVWFALPAGVGILLVWIWWENRYKDSGREPMVDMQIFRVTSFANGTLLVSLYFLGVTSVWILVALYMQDGLHHTALESGLVGLPSSILSAIAALWAGRSVAKLGRKVVIGGLYCALVGLVLSILVVWLHSIGAASEWWLLLSLSFVGIAQGAVISPNQALTLAEVPLPYAGSSGGVMQTGQRIGTSVGIAVITALSFGVLAVSNWSVAFNAGFAVIIIVVAIALVVAYRDLRQRHGNAWL; translated from the coding sequence ATGACAGGCGACCAGCGGTGGGAGGACTACATTCCCGACCCGCGCCGCTGGCAGGTTCTGTGGGTGCTGGTCGTCGTGCTGTTCATGTCGCTGATGAGCGTGAGCAGCATCAACGTCGCACTGCCGACCATCGAACTCGGGCTGCACGCCACCCAGTCCGAACTGCAGTGGGTGCTCTCGGGCTATGCGCTCACCTTCGGCATCGGGCTCGTGGCGGCAGGACGCGCCGGTGACATCTACGGACGGGCGCCGCTGTTCATCGCCGGAGTCGCTGTGTTCACGCTGAGCTCGGTGTGGGCGGGCCTTGCGCCCGACCCGCTGCAGCTGAACCTCGCGCGCGCGGTCATGGGTGTGGGCTCGGGGCTTGCCGGCCCTCAGGCGGTCGGCATGATCCAGCAGTACTTCCGCGGGGCCGAGCGCGGACGCGCGTTCGGGATCTTCGGCAGCGTCGTGGGCGTCTCGGTCTCGATCGGGCCGCTCCTGGGTGGTGTCCTGATCGAGGCCGGGGGCACGCAGACCGGCTGGCGGTGGACGTTCTTCGTCAATCTGCCCATCGGCATCCTCGCGATCGTGCTGGCAGCGCTGTGGATTCCCCGGCCGCTGCTGAACAGCCACCGCGAACCCGAACCGGGCCAGATTCCGCCCAGCCGCGATCTCGACCCGATCGGCTCGGTGCTGCTGGGCCTGGCCGTGCTGGCGGTCATGGTTCCCTTCCTCGAGTCCGGGGCATCGCCGTTCGTGTGGTTCGCACTGCCGGCGGGCGTCGGCATCCTGCTGGTGTGGATCTGGTGGGAGAACCGCTACAAAGACAGCGGACGTGAGCCGATGGTCGACATGCAGATCTTTCGGGTCACGAGTTTCGCGAACGGCACACTGCTGGTGTCGCTGTACTTCCTCGGGGTCACGAGCGTGTGGATCCTCGTCGCGCTGTACATGCAGGACGGCCTGCACCACACCGCACTGGAGTCTGGGCTGGTCGGTCTGCCCAGTTCCATCCTCTCGGCCATCGCCGCACTGTGGGCTGGCCGCAGCGTGGCCAAGCTGGGGCGCAAGGTCGTCATCGGCGGGCTCTACTGCGCCCTGGTCGGTCTGGTGCTGAGCATCCTCGTGGTGTGGCTGCACTCGATCGGCGCGGCCAGCGAATGGTGGCTGCTGCTGAGCCTGTCGTTCGTCGGCATCGCGCAGGGCGCGGTGATCAGCCCCAACCAGGCTCTCACCCTCGCCGAAGTGCCGCTGCCGTATGCGGGCAGCTCGGGCGGCGTGATGCAGACCGGGCAGCGCATCGGCACGTCGGTGGGCATCGCGGTGATCACCGCACTGTCGTTCGGGGTGCTCGCCGTCTCGAACTGGTCGGTCGCCTTCAACGCCGGGTTCGCGGTGATCATCATCGTGGTGGCGATCGCGCTGGTGGTCGCCTACCGCGACCTGCGCCAGCGCCACGGCAACGCCTGGCTGTGA
- a CDS encoding ArsR/SmtB family transcription factor, whose product MDDDLVFKALADPTRRRLLDALFDRDGQSLTELEAVAPDMTRFGVMKHVKLLVEAGLVVTRKDGRLTRHHLNPVPIRIVHDRWIHRYVQSQAAALSDLKRKLESS is encoded by the coding sequence GTGGACGACGATCTGGTCTTCAAAGCGCTGGCCGACCCCACCCGCCGGCGACTGCTCGACGCCCTCTTCGACCGCGACGGCCAGTCATTGACCGAACTCGAGGCGGTGGCGCCCGACATGACCCGATTCGGCGTCATGAAGCACGTGAAGCTGCTGGTCGAGGCCGGGCTCGTCGTCACCCGCAAAGACGGTCGCCTCACGCGGCATCACCTCAATCCGGTGCCGATCCGGATCGTGCACGACCGGTGGATCCACCGGTACGTCCAAAGCCAGGCCGCTGCCCTCAGCGACCTGAAACGGAAATTGGAGTCATCATGA
- a CDS encoding SRPBCC family protein, protein MTDELVFETYIKASAEQVWEAITTSEFRRQYFFGSTVDADWRPGGRLVSHSPDGELWADNEIYECDPPRLLSHGWRSLYDPELAAEPESRITWTIEPQDGDYVKLTVVHDRLAAAPKTAEHIRGWSFILSGLKSVLETGSGLT, encoded by the coding sequence ATGACCGACGAACTCGTCTTCGAGACGTACATCAAGGCTTCGGCCGAGCAGGTATGGGAGGCCATCACGACGTCGGAGTTCCGACGCCAGTACTTCTTCGGCAGCACGGTCGACGCCGACTGGCGCCCCGGCGGCCGCCTCGTGTCGCATTCTCCCGACGGCGAGCTGTGGGCCGACAACGAGATCTACGAGTGCGACCCGCCGCGTCTCCTGTCGCATGGATGGCGCAGCCTGTACGACCCCGAACTCGCCGCCGAACCCGAGAGCCGCATCACCTGGACGATCGAGCCGCAGGACGGCGACTACGTCAAACTCACCGTCGTCCACGATCGGCTGGCCGCCGCACCGAAGACGGCCGAGCACATCCGCGGTTGGTCGTTCATCCTCAGCGGCTTGAAGTCGGTGCTCGAAACCGGCAGCGGCCTCACGTGA
- a CDS encoding DNA alkylation repair protein, translating to MTTVDDVLAQLANLEDPRMRAVNERHGDDHGVNLTKLRGVAKAIKTDQALAAELWATGQTPARLVALLICSPRAFDDAQLDAMMRDTRVPKVTDWFVNYVVKKSPLAEQMRERWFDDPDPVVDAAAWSLTSQRVITHPDSLDLDALLDQIEREMKDAAPALQWAMNDTLAQIGIYHPPHRARALQIGERLQVLADYPTPPGCTSPFAPLWIAEIVRRREG from the coding sequence ATGACGACGGTCGATGACGTGCTCGCTCAGCTCGCCAACCTCGAAGATCCCCGCATGCGCGCGGTCAACGAGCGACACGGCGACGACCACGGCGTCAATCTCACGAAGCTGCGCGGGGTGGCCAAGGCGATCAAGACCGACCAGGCTCTTGCCGCCGAGCTGTGGGCCACCGGGCAGACCCCGGCACGGCTGGTCGCCCTGCTGATCTGCTCCCCGCGCGCGTTCGACGATGCCCAGCTCGACGCGATGATGCGCGACACCCGCGTGCCGAAGGTCACCGACTGGTTCGTGAACTATGTGGTCAAGAAGTCTCCGCTGGCAGAGCAGATGCGCGAGCGTTGGTTCGACGACCCCGATCCGGTGGTGGATGCCGCCGCCTGGTCCCTCACCAGCCAGCGCGTGATCACCCACCCCGACAGCCTGGATCTGGACGCACTGCTCGATCAGATCGAGCGCGAGATGAAGGATGCCGCGCCCGCCCTGCAGTGGGCGATGAACGACACCCTCGCCCAGATCGGGATCTACCACCCGCCGCACCGCGCGCGGGCGCTGCAGATCGGCGAGCGGCTGCAGGTGCTGGCCGACTATCCGACCCCGCCGGGCTGCACGTCGCCGTTCGCACCCCTGTGGATCGCCGAGATCGTGCGCCGCCGCGAGGGCTGA
- a CDS encoding lipoate--protein ligase family protein, with the protein MPLSTLIIRDEPLMDAAAALERSVELLRAVAGGTIADDRVVRVYAPPPTVAMSRRESRMPGFAQASAACVERGFAPVVRPTGGRAVAYDESCIVFDLIEREGAAGPVVPAGASAPAASAGAPVPVVGPQALFARVGDALVTALGRLGADARVGDVPGEYCPGEFSINARGAVKLVGTSQRAVRGARLLSGMVPLGAIDRLVDVLREVNAALGLEWDAATFGTLRDEASGVSRVEVEDALVGALIDLPR; encoded by the coding sequence GTGCCGCTCTCGACGCTGATCATCCGCGACGAGCCGTTGATGGATGCCGCAGCCGCACTGGAGCGGTCCGTCGAACTGCTGCGCGCGGTGGCGGGCGGCACGATCGCCGATGACAGGGTGGTGCGGGTGTATGCCCCGCCGCCGACCGTGGCCATGAGCAGGCGCGAGAGCCGCATGCCGGGCTTCGCACAGGCATCGGCGGCGTGCGTCGAGCGCGGATTCGCCCCCGTGGTACGCCCGACCGGCGGACGTGCGGTCGCCTACGACGAATCGTGCATCGTGTTCGACCTGATCGAACGCGAGGGTGCTGCGGGGCCGGTGGTGCCGGCCGGTGCCTCGGCACCCGCCGCGTCGGCGGGTGCACCGGTGCCCGTGGTGGGCCCGCAGGCGCTGTTCGCGCGCGTCGGCGACGCGCTGGTGACCGCTCTCGGACGGCTGGGCGCTGATGCGCGGGTCGGGGACGTGCCAGGGGAGTACTGCCCCGGCGAATTCAGCATCAACGCCCGCGGCGCGGTCAAACTCGTCGGCACGTCGCAGCGCGCGGTGCGCGGGGCGCGTCTGCTCAGCGGCATGGTGCCGCTGGGAGCGATCGATCGCCTGGTGGACGTGCTGCGCGAGGTGAACGCGGCACTGGGGCTGGAGTGGGATGCCGCGACCTTCGGCACGCTGCGGGACGAGGCATCCGGCGTCTCTCGCGTCGAGGTCGAAGACGCGCTGGTCGGCGCCCTCATCGATCTGCCCCGCTGA
- a CDS encoding Atu2307/SP_0267 family LLM class monooxygenase yields the protein MTDIEFGLDTFGGVTRDANGEPVAHPQVIRDLIDDAVVADETGLDFFGVGEHHRPDFAVSSPEMVLAAIASRTERLRLGSTVTVLSSDDPVRVFERFSTLDAVSNGRAEIVAGRGSFIESFPLFGYDVNDYEVLFEEKLQLLAELLTEQPVTWQGTTRAALKDQRVYPTTAGGLKAWVGVGGSPESVVRTAKYGFGLFLAIIGGPAQRFARYIDLFERAQDEFGIAHRPVAVHSPGLVAESDEQAREIVHDGWLAMRTRMGQERGWPPPSPGDFEREIETGALYVGGPETVARKVVRTLQTLKVDRFDFKFDQPVPHGDQLRSITLYGEKVVPMVKDMLG from the coding sequence ATGACTGACATCGAGTTCGGCCTGGACACGTTCGGCGGAGTCACCCGTGACGCGAACGGAGAGCCGGTGGCTCACCCGCAGGTGATCCGCGACCTGATCGACGACGCCGTGGTCGCCGACGAGACCGGCCTCGACTTCTTCGGAGTGGGCGAGCATCACCGCCCCGACTTCGCGGTCTCGAGCCCCGAGATGGTGCTCGCTGCGATCGCGTCGCGCACCGAGCGGCTTCGGCTGGGCTCGACGGTGACGGTGCTCAGCTCCGATGACCCGGTACGCGTGTTCGAGCGCTTCTCGACCCTCGACGCCGTCTCGAACGGGCGTGCCGAGATCGTCGCCGGACGAGGATCGTTCATCGAGTCGTTCCCGCTGTTCGGCTACGACGTGAACGACTACGAGGTGCTGTTCGAAGAGAAGCTGCAGCTGCTGGCCGAGCTGCTGACCGAGCAGCCGGTCACCTGGCAGGGCACGACCCGTGCCGCACTGAAGGATCAGCGCGTGTATCCGACCACGGCGGGCGGGCTGAAGGCGTGGGTCGGGGTGGGCGGCAGCCCCGAGTCGGTGGTGCGCACCGCGAAGTATGGATTCGGACTGTTCCTGGCGATCATCGGCGGCCCCGCCCAACGGTTCGCCCGTTACATTGATCTGTTCGAACGCGCGCAAGACGAATTCGGCATCGCGCACCGCCCGGTCGCCGTGCACTCGCCGGGACTGGTCGCCGAAAGCGACGAGCAGGCGCGCGAGATCGTTCACGACGGGTGGCTCGCGATGCGCACCCGGATGGGCCAGGAGCGCGGCTGGCCGCCGCCGTCGCCCGGTGACTTCGAGCGCGAGATCGAGACCGGCGCGCTGTACGTCGGGGGACCCGAGACGGTGGCGCGCAAGGTCGTGCGCACCCTGCAGACGCTGAAGGTCGACCGCTTCGACTTCAAGTTCGACCAACCGGTGCCGCACGGCGACCAGCTGCGCTCGATCACGCTGTACGGCGAGAAGGTCGTCCCGATGGTCAAGGACATGCTGGGCTGA
- a CDS encoding GNAT family N-acetyltransferase has protein sequence MKTADAVIRPARRDDAAAIAAIHNDAVRSTTAIWTDVTVDAHDRAQWMQEHEARGEAVLVAVDADDAVLGYATFGPWRAKDGYRHTVEHSVYVRSDSRGGGLGRALLVAIVDEARRSGKHVMVAAISSDNTSSIRLHEQLGFTTVGCLRQVGTKFGRWLDLTYLQLILDPRARPEAASATPEASSLAS, from the coding sequence GTGAAAACTGCTGACGCGGTCATCCGCCCCGCCCGCCGCGATGACGCAGCCGCGATCGCCGCGATCCACAACGACGCCGTGCGCAGCACGACGGCGATCTGGACCGACGTCACGGTGGATGCCCACGACCGCGCGCAATGGATGCAAGAGCACGAGGCCCGCGGCGAGGCCGTCCTGGTCGCCGTCGACGCTGACGATGCCGTGCTCGGCTACGCGACGTTCGGTCCGTGGCGCGCCAAAGACGGTTACCGGCACACGGTGGAGCATTCCGTCTACGTCCGCAGCGACAGCCGGGGCGGTGGACTCGGGCGGGCGCTCCTGGTCGCCATCGTCGACGAGGCACGCCGCAGCGGCAAGCACGTCATGGTCGCGGCGATCTCCAGCGACAACACGAGTTCGATCCGGCTTCATGAGCAGCTCGGCTTCACGACGGTGGGATGCCTCCGCCAGGTCGGGACGAAGTTCGGCCGGTGGCTCGACCTGACCTACCTGCAGCTCATCCTCGATCCTCGCGCGCGGCCCGAAGCCGCATCGGCCACGCCTGAGGCCTCATCGCTCGCGTCGTGA
- a CDS encoding isochorismatase family protein, which yields MTLTALPRSSALVVVDMQQGFTDPVWGTPVDLAGCRSRVRDLVDVFEAAAAPVVVVRHDSHEAGSPLAPDAGGNALFDEIAAVEPAVLVTKSVNSAFLGAPDLNSWLHERGIDTVVVCGIQTNMCVETTARMGGNLGYRVIVPLDATTTFELTGAGASADAATLMRITGINLAGGGFAEVCATADIGF from the coding sequence ATGACCCTCACCGCCCTGCCGCGCAGCTCCGCTCTCGTCGTCGTCGACATGCAGCAGGGCTTCACCGATCCGGTGTGGGGCACGCCGGTCGATCTCGCCGGGTGCCGTTCGCGCGTGCGCGACCTCGTCGACGTGTTCGAGGCGGCCGCCGCTCCCGTCGTGGTCGTGCGGCACGACAGTCACGAGGCCGGGTCGCCCTTGGCGCCGGATGCCGGGGGCAACGCGCTGTTCGACGAGATCGCCGCCGTCGAGCCGGCGGTGCTCGTGACCAAGTCGGTGAACTCGGCGTTCCTGGGGGCGCCGGATCTGAATTCCTGGCTGCACGAGCGGGGGATCGACACCGTCGTGGTGTGCGGCATCCAGACCAATATGTGTGTGGAGACGACCGCGCGCATGGGCGGGAACCTGGGCTACCGCGTCATCGTGCCGCTGGATGCGACCACGACCTTCGAGCTGACCGGCGCAGGCGCGTCGGCGGATGCGGCGACGCTGATGCGGATCACAGGGATCAATCTCGCCGGCGGCGGGTTCGCCGAGGTGTGCGCGACAGCCGACATCGGCTTCTGA
- a CDS encoding FadR/GntR family transcriptional regulator yields the protein MAHESTLVSRLIPQRLPAGRLGVAVVAELVDLIVTGQLNEGDLLPPEGPLSEHFGVSRTVLRESVKRLEEKGLVTVSQGRGTQVRARGYWNMLDPVVLSALIDNDETLGVLDELTVVRASLESAMAGALAGSHTADDMHRLENALTAMQESAFETDSFRQADVVFHYAVMEMSGNGLAENIAKHLYKRAVESSRYQGINPPDAVPLTLDEHAAIVEAIRSGDVPAAQKAMHEHIHVSWERRRLSDHAPAAHAKKSNSPSGK from the coding sequence ATGGCCCATGAGTCGACGCTGGTGTCGCGGTTGATTCCACAGAGGCTCCCTGCCGGTCGGCTGGGAGTGGCAGTCGTGGCGGAGCTGGTCGATCTGATCGTCACCGGTCAGCTCAATGAAGGCGATCTGCTGCCGCCCGAAGGTCCGCTCAGCGAGCACTTCGGCGTCAGCCGCACGGTGCTGCGCGAGTCCGTGAAGCGGCTCGAAGAGAAGGGGCTGGTCACCGTCTCGCAGGGCCGCGGAACGCAGGTCCGCGCCCGCGGGTACTGGAACATGCTCGACCCCGTCGTGCTGTCGGCCCTGATCGACAACGACGAGACCCTCGGGGTGCTCGACGAGCTGACGGTCGTGCGGGCAAGTCTCGAGTCGGCGATGGCAGGAGCCCTCGCCGGATCGCACACCGCCGACGATATGCACCGTCTGGAGAACGCACTCACCGCCATGCAGGAGAGCGCCTTCGAGACGGATTCATTCCGCCAGGCCGACGTGGTCTTCCACTATGCGGTGATGGAGATGTCGGGCAACGGGCTGGCCGAGAACATCGCGAAGCATCTGTACAAGCGCGCCGTGGAGTCCAGCCGCTACCAGGGCATCAATCCGCCGGATGCCGTGCCCCTGACCCTGGACGAGCACGCGGCGATCGTCGAGGCGATCAGGAGCGGCGACGTCCCCGCCGCGCAGAAGGCGATGCACGAGCACATTCATGTGTCGTGGGAACGTCGCCGGCTCTCCGATCACGCACCCGCAGCGCACGCGAAGAAGTCGAACTCCCCGTCGGGCAAGTAG
- a CDS encoding mandelate racemase/muconate lactonizing enzyme family protein: MKITGYRTLNTVHDWGRITGDVNGVQTRNTTPVPVLIIETDSGIEGVGVGSHASIARVFPAVDGEDPRSVVALYDRMLDWVFKSGHAGSVFGTIGTVDMALWDIKAKAAGEPLWRALGGRERFVPGYASALEYGLPDDELASLYGRFAERGFKAGKLKGGRDIERDLPRLEIMHDVLSRNSRHPGIMFDANESWNRAQAARYVARIEERFDLAWIEEPLRRWDAAGMAALRNTVRTAIASGENLTGLEQYRPILDANAIDIVQVGSVWGITNFLRVAMRAHANDLPVSPVAYNTNPIAHAAAAVPNMLTHEVQDLKFPVGLDVDQRFEDGGIVLGDQPGNGISVDESKMLPSGSVTQTPPPTGPHIRPERAALRLVAEPDIIDDHAVPAPASSPRRSAV; this comes from the coding sequence GTGAAGATCACCGGCTATCGAACGTTGAACACGGTCCACGATTGGGGACGGATCACCGGCGACGTCAATGGGGTTCAGACGCGCAACACGACCCCCGTCCCCGTGCTGATCATCGAGACCGATTCGGGGATCGAAGGCGTCGGTGTCGGTTCGCATGCCAGCATTGCGCGCGTCTTTCCCGCCGTCGACGGCGAGGACCCCAGATCGGTTGTGGCGCTGTATGACCGGATGTTGGATTGGGTGTTCAAGTCCGGGCATGCCGGCAGCGTCTTCGGCACGATCGGCACCGTGGACATGGCCCTGTGGGACATCAAGGCGAAGGCAGCCGGCGAACCGCTGTGGCGTGCCCTCGGCGGGCGTGAGCGGTTCGTCCCCGGCTATGCGTCGGCACTGGAATACGGTCTGCCCGATGACGAGCTCGCGTCGCTGTACGGTCGCTTCGCCGAGCGGGGGTTCAAAGCCGGCAAGCTGAAGGGCGGTCGCGACATCGAGCGCGATCTTCCGCGCCTGGAGATCATGCACGATGTTCTCTCGCGCAATTCCCGGCATCCGGGGATCATGTTCGATGCGAACGAGTCGTGGAACCGTGCGCAGGCGGCACGATACGTGGCGCGCATCGAGGAGCGGTTCGACCTGGCCTGGATCGAGGAGCCGCTGCGACGCTGGGATGCCGCCGGCATGGCCGCACTGCGCAACACGGTGCGCACCGCCATCGCCAGCGGCGAGAACCTCACGGGGCTCGAGCAGTACCGCCCGATTCTCGACGCGAATGCCATCGACATCGTGCAGGTGGGCAGCGTGTGGGGCATCACGAACTTCCTTCGGGTTGCCATGCGCGCCCACGCGAACGACCTGCCGGTGAGCCCGGTGGCATACAACACGAACCCGATCGCCCACGCGGCCGCAGCCGTGCCCAACATGCTCACGCACGAGGTGCAGGACCTGAAGTTCCCGGTCGGCCTCGACGTGGACCAGCGGTTCGAAGACGGGGGCATCGTGCTCGGCGACCAACCGGGGAACGGCATCTCGGTCGACGAGTCGAAGATGCTCCCGTCCGGTTCTGTCACGCAGACCCCGCCGCCGACCGGGCCCCACATCCGTCCCGAGCGGGCCGCGCTGCGGCTGGTCGCCGAGCCCGACATCATCGACGATCATGCGGTGCCGGCACCGGCATCGTCACCACGGCGCAGCGCGGTGTGA
- a CDS encoding carbohydrate ABC transporter permease — MTTQSTAPHRVSGGRDSGDRVRGGRVRGGRMRTQGGRSVAGLILVLFVLFFVIPIIWLLFAVTKSSHALIVSNPFSVGSWADFVANWNQLFGFQDGAVTLWIGNSTFYTLGALVITLVVSIPAGYALALTEFRLRKALLVLTLVVMLIPSTALVLPVFLELNTVGLIGTPLSVILPMSFFPFGVYLTYIYFSTSIPRDLLAAARIDGCSEIQVFTRIALPLAAPIVALVAFFNFVQNWNNFFLPFVMLPSSDGYPIQVGLTSLLASTPAFNPSSAGSDSVQLPTLALATIVSILPVLIVFLFSQRFLVAGMTAGGTKE, encoded by the coding sequence ATGACCACACAGTCCACCGCGCCGCACAGAGTCAGTGGCGGCAGGGACAGCGGCGACAGGGTCCGTGGCGGCAGGGTCCGTGGCGGCAGGATGCGGACGCAGGGCGGTCGCTCCGTGGCCGGGCTCATCCTGGTCCTGTTCGTGCTGTTCTTCGTGATCCCCATCATCTGGCTGCTGTTCGCCGTCACGAAGTCCTCCCACGCGCTGATCGTCTCCAATCCGTTCTCGGTCGGCTCCTGGGCCGACTTCGTCGCGAACTGGAATCAGCTGTTCGGCTTCCAGGACGGTGCTGTCACGCTGTGGATCGGCAATTCGACGTTCTACACGCTGGGGGCGCTCGTGATCACGCTGGTGGTCAGCATCCCCGCCGGCTACGCCCTCGCACTGACCGAGTTCAGGCTGCGCAAGGCGCTGCTGGTGCTCACCCTGGTCGTGATGCTCATCCCGAGCACGGCGCTCGTGCTGCCGGTCTTCCTCGAGCTGAACACCGTCGGGCTGATCGGCACGCCGCTGTCGGTGATCTTGCCGATGTCGTTCTTCCCGTTCGGGGTGTATCTGACCTACATCTACTTCTCGACGAGCATCCCGCGTGATCTTCTCGCGGCGGCACGCATCGACGGCTGCAGCGAAATCCAGGTGTTCACCCGTATCGCGCTGCCGTTGGCGGCGCCGATCGTCGCACTGGTCGCGTTCTTCAATTTCGTCCAGAACTGGAACAACTTCTTCCTGCCGTTCGTGATGCTGCCCTCCAGCGACGGCTATCCGATCCAGGTCGGTCTGACGTCGCTGCTGGCGTCCACGCCGGCATTCAATCCGAGCTCAGCGGGGTCGGACTCGGTGCAGTTGCCGACGCTGGCGTTGGCGACGATCGTGTCGATCCTTCCCGTCCTGATCGTCTTCCTCTTCTCCCAGCGATTCCTGGTGGCGGGGATGACGGCGGGAGGGACCAAAGAATGA